Part of the Nicotiana sylvestris chromosome 5, ASM39365v2, whole genome shotgun sequence genome is shown below.
aaaatgttaacTTATACAAAGTAGCAGGCAGAACGGGACTAGCACGGTCCGAGCGCGGTCACGCTAGTGGGCAAAACGCTGAGGCAGAATACTTTGCCATATGTGCAGTCACCAGCACGGTCTGAGCATGCTCGTGCTACTGGGCGGAAATCTGAGGCAGAATACTTTGCCATATGCGCTGTCACTAGCGTAGTCTAAGCGCGCCCGCACTACTGGGCCTcgagatttttcaatttttttaccTATTCCTTCAGTGTCTGATGGACTTATCACTCGCCCAAGCTCACATGCACTGGTTAGTACTTACTAAAATCAAAAATAACAAATTCTAACTATACTAAAGTCACTACGCATTGGGTTTCCTCCCAACCAGTGCCTTAGTTAATGTCATGGCATGGaaaatacaacaaatcaatgggtTGTCTCAcatgaagcgcctgatttaacattgcGGCACGATGCAgatgagcgcatttaaggctcaCTTGACCTCTAAGGTTCAGTCAGATAAATCACTGACACTTCCTTGGTTTCATCCATGCCCACATATGGTTTCAATCTTTGCCaattgactctaaatgtatggGAATCTTTCTTTGAGGAAATCTCTATGGCACCTAAAGGGAGCACTTCGACCACccgaaatggtccagaccatcgtgacttgagtttacctggaaatagccttaatctagagttataaagcaacaccatGTCTCCGGGATTGAAATTTTTCTCAACaatgttcttgtcgtgcaacctcttcattctctcATTGTATAACCTCGTGCTCTCGAAAGCAAGAAATCAGAACTCGTctagctcatgcaattctgtgactTTATTTGTTCCCGCAGCCTCAATGTCTAGATTTAGCTGTTTCATTGCCCACAAATCTCTATGTTCTAGTTCTGCTGGCAAGTGACAGGCCTTCCCGAATACCAACTTGTAtagtgacataccaattggtgttttgaAAGTAGTTGTGTAGgtccagagtgcatcatctagctttttcacccaatcagttcttgtggcgttcacagtcTTGGTCAGCACACTCTTTATTTCTCTATTCAACACTTCAACCTGTCCACTGGTCTGAGGATGATATGGGGTTTCCACCTTGTGGTACACATCGTACTTTACTCGCAATTTCTTGAAGGATAGattgcagaagtgagtgcctccatcACTGATAATAACTCTCGGGATCCCGAaacgggtgaatatattcttcttcaaaaaccccaccaccacCCTTGCATCATTGGTGGGGAGTGCTGCaccttccacccatttggacaggtaatctacagcaacaagtatgtacttattgccaaaggcTGATGAAGGGGCCCATGAATTCTATCCCCCATACATCGAACACGTCAACCTCTcaaattgggttcatgggcatctcatggcgacgggaGAAGTTCTCGATTCGCTGACATTCATCACATCCCTTCACTCATTGATGTGCATATTTAACCACGATTGGCCAGTAGAACCCGACTTCTAGAACTTTTACTACCGTCTTGACTTCTAAAAAATGTTAGCCATATGCCGATGTgtgacatgcctgcaaaacagaagattgttctatctcggggacacaccttcggataaTATTGTCAACACAAATTCTAAACAGATAAGGTTTATCCCAGtaatacatgcggcagtcacggtaaaactttttttttgcatagaggaaaggtcatagggaactataccgcttgCCAAGTAATTTGCaatgtctgcataccatggcacttcctcaaggctTGTGGCGAGTAGTTGCTTGTCTGGAAAGGGTTCTAGAATATCCTCTGCCTCAAATGAGTTTACAGCTCCTTCAAGTCGCGATAGATAATCAGTGACCTGGTTTTCtatgcccttacggtcacgaatctcCAGGTCGAACTCTTGTAGTAGCAGCACTCAATGAATCAGGTGTGGTTTGGACTTCTTCTtttcaatcaagtacctgagagcagcatgattagtatatacaattaccttagagccaatcaggtatgatctgaacttgtcgaatgTGAACACAACAGCcagcatctccttttcagtcatagtgtagttcagctgggctccactcaacgttctactagcatagtaaatTGGGTGCATTATCTTGTCTTTCTGTTGTCCTAGCACTGCCCCCACTGCatagtcactagcatcacacatgagttcgaatggttgctcctaGTCGGGGGaaacaatgatgggtgttgtgactagcctctttttcaactcctcgaatgctaccttgcaatcatcagaaaacacgaaagggtgatctttttctaacaacttacacaAAGGGTtgtcaatttttgagaagtctttgatgaatctctaGTAGAAACCAGCATGCCCGCGGAAGCTCATGATTGCCTTGACTGATGTAGGGGGTGGAAGCTTTGCTATCACATCAACTTTAGCAGGATCCTTCTTGATTCCCTTGCTTGATACCAGGTGTCCCAGGACTATaccctcttgtaccatgaaatggcacttttcccattTAAGTACAAGGTTAGTCTCAATACACCTTTTTAACACTCGGTTCAGGTTTGTAAGGCACTCATCGAATAAGTTTCTtaccactgagaaatcatccatgaacacctgcATTATGTCTTCAACCATGTcggtgaatatggccatcatgcacctttggaatgagGCGGGTGCATTTCATAGGCCAAAAGACATCCTCCGGAAGGCATAAATCCCATATGGACATGTGAACGAGGTCTTCTCTCTATCCTCTAGTGCAATGGAGATTCGGTTGTACCTGAGTACTCATCCAGAAAACATAAGTGGGACCTCCCTGCTAGTCTGtcaagcatctgatcaatgaagggaagtgggaagtggtcttttcgGGTGGCCAGATTCAATTTCctatagtccatacaaattctccagcctgtgacggttcttgtagagatcagctcattgttatcattgtttACCACCATCATACCACGTTtcttaggaacacattgcaccgggctaacccagttgatgtcagagatggggaaaatgattcccgcatctaaccacttaatgatctccttcttcaccacttccttcatgttggggttcagccttctttggtgctccctggaaggtttgtgcccctcttccagcagaattttatgcatataatATGCCAGGATGATCCTcttaatgtctgccatggtccacccaatggcaatCTTACGCTCCGTGAGTACCTGCAAAAGCTGTTGTGCCTGCatatctaacaaactagatgagataataacaggaaACATGGAGTTAGCTCCTAGGAACGCATACCTGAGATGGGCAGGCAGTGTCTTCAACTCCTGCTTTAGTGGTTCTTAtatggatggcttggctggaggagtttctcttttTTCTAAGTACAGGGGCTCAAATTCAAGTGATCTCTCCCAAAAGCCTTTACCCTCAAGAGCCAGCACCTATTCTGCCAATTCTTccccattcacctcatctaaattcatAAGACATGCAGCAAGAGGATCCTCAATAGTCAATATCTCATCATCATCTTCCACAATTACATCCACGtcatcaataagagaacaattggcgaattcacttggtcgcctcatagatttttgCACGTTGagctccccagtttcacaatcaaAGAGGGCTCGCCCTGTGGCCAAGAACGGCCTTCctaaaattatgggaatttcttcatccactctacaatccagaatcacaaaatctgcagggaacacaaaatTCCCTACCTGTATCAACACATCATCCAAAATACCTGAGGGTCTTTTCACAGATCTATCAAatagctgcaacaacatagacgTGGGTCTatccccaacctcttatagatcACCAGGGGCATATGATTTATGCTAGCCCCTAAATCACAGAGTGCCTTGGCAAAGGCAAAGTTACCAATGGTGCAGGAaattgtgaaactccctggaTCAGACAACTTTTCagcaattggtctagtcaccacaaCACTGCATGTCTGAGTTAAAGTCattgtggccaagtcttggaagtcaaatttttgggacatcaagtccttcatcatatttgcataaccaggcatctccttcaaagcatcaatcaattgaATATTTACCTGAATTTGTTTcaacatctccaagaatttcttgtattgttcaTCTTTCTGGTATTTGGCCAGCCTCTGTGGGAATGGGTGttggaggtctcttcttcccagtGATTTGGGTTTTCTCTTTGTCAGACACCACCTAAACTACcagttcctaggatgtctcaCCTTCTTTCTCAACCTCAATCTGTGTGTTGGTTTCTTCCTGTGCAGGTTGTactgtcacctctgtcagttttgctgaatcatctagctcaatgggcactggtacaaGTTTCTTAGCTTGTCTTCTTTTTCGAGCCCTCTCTTGCTCCAAGTCTAGAtctctgccattacgtagactcactaccatcagctgctttgggccttgatcttttggatttacctAAGAGTCTGCAGGCAATGTCTCATGAGGACGATTATTCAAGGACATCGAGATCTGGCCCatttgcacttcaatattctttatgGCTGACTtatgtgcatctactctttcactcatttttgcatttgacccaataacctgctgcatcatttcCTCGAGTCTAGCAAACTCATCCTCCTATCTCCCACCATGTTGCTGCTGAGGAGGATGATAACCCTACTACTGATTTTGGTTATTGTACCCTTATGGCCTTTGGTAGGGTGCCACATTATCGTGAGGTCGCATGGCTCCCATATTTCCATTGTTATGTTGTGCCTGGACTGGCCTGTATG
Proteins encoded:
- the LOC138869230 gene encoding uncharacterized protein → MCDASDYAVGAVLGQQKDKIMHPIYYASRTLSGAQLNYTMTEKEMLAVVFTFDKFRSYLIGSKIRDRKGIENQVTDYLSRLEGAVNSFEAEDILEPFPDKQLLATSLEEVPWYADIANYLASDYLSKWVEGAALPTNDARVVVGFLKKNIFTRFGIPRVIISDGGTHFCNLSFKKLRVKYDVYHKVETPYHPQTSGQVEVLNREIKSVLTKTVNATRTDWVKKLDDALWTYTTTFKTPIGMSLYKLVFGKACHLPAELEHRDLWAMKQLNLDIEAAGTNKVTELHELDEF